CCGTAGAAGTCGCGCGGAGCGGTCAGCCCCTTGTCGAATTCCCTGGTCCAGGTTCCCTTGAAGTAGATGGCGTTGACGAGAACGAGAAACTCCTCCGGCGTCAGCTCGCTGACAATCTGTTTGATACGGCCGCCGGTGTTCTGCGCCACCCAGTCGTTGATGGTGTTCACCGCGTCGGGCCGGGAGAAGTCCAGCGACGCGACCTCGGCACTGTAGTAGTTGCTGCAGTCGCCGCCGAACTGCTTCTGCAGCTTTACGCCCACACGCAGCCAGAGCGAGTTGGCGATGTCCAGGCGCACGCTTTTGTCGGCGCTCACCAAATCCGCGCGGAGTTTCTGGTTGCCGGCCGCGACCTCGGACCGGGAGAGCCCGGACAGGTTCATCGCCCCGGCCATGGCTTTCCAGGTCAATCCGGCTGAGCCGTGCGCAGTCATCTGCAGCGCGAGCGCGATGCTCAACGGCGAGATGAAAACGTTCTCCTGCGGTCTGGCCGCGGTGATGTGGTCGAAGAGCTGGAGCCCGAACTTGTTATCGGCCTCGACCAGCTCGGCGGTGCGGACGACAGCGGGCTGGGCGGCGGGTGCGGCCGAGCAGAAAAGAACGGCGGTGAGCAATAGGTTCATGGTGCCTCCAATGGTTCTGGAACAGGGTAGCCGGTATGGCATTGCTTGTCAAAGTCAACTTACCCTTGGGAGGGGGCGGGTATTCCGGGCCGATGGAAGACCAAGCTGCAAGCCCCGATGACCAAGCACCAATTCCCAATCAAGTCCCAATGAACAAAGCCCCAAGGCTACCTGGTTTGCCCTCTGGGTATTTCCCCATCGAATGGCCATTGGCGCTTGGGAATTGAGGCTTCATCACGGACTATTGGACTTCTCTGCGACGTGGCACTTCGGACC
The bacterium genome window above contains:
- a CDS encoding serpin family protein: MNLLLTAVLFCSAAPAAQPAVVRTAELVEADNKFGLQLFDHITAARPQENVFISPLSIALALQMTAHGSAGLTWKAMAGAMNLSGLSRSEVAAGNQKLRADLVSADKSVRLDIANSLWLRVGVKLQKQFGGDCSNYYSAEVASLDFSRPDAVNTINDWVAQNTGGRIKQIVSELTPEEFLVLVNAIYFKGTWTREFDKGLTAPRDFYGITGAAQRLMMNREDRFRYKADDAMQAVVLPYGDGRLNLYVFLPRDKQGLPKLISSLLTPPSSLLFAGFNEKKGTVTLPRFRIEFEQDLNDALTKLGMGLAFTPGADFSAMVAPPMTAAISDVLHKTFVEVNEEGTEAAAVTGVKMMMTAMPRPEEKFSFVCDHPFLCAIRDDVTGSVLFLGAIYDPKQ